A window of the Oscillospiraceae bacterium genome harbors these coding sequences:
- a CDS encoding DUF3006 domain-containing protein codes for MKVVTIDRIEGIYAICEDKDGKFFGIEASELPAGAKEGTVLQIDDIEGTLCIDQEETDRRRKKNAKLQNDVFAK; via the coding sequence ATGAAAGTCGTAACGATTGACCGTATCGAGGGCATCTATGCTATTTGTGAGGATAAGGACGGAAAGTTCTTTGGAATCGAAGCTTCTGAACTGCCCGCCGGGGCAAAAGAGGGAACCGTGCTGCAGATTGATGATATAGAAGGGACCCTTTGTATTGATCAGGAAGAAACCGACCGGCGCAGAAAGAAAAATGCTAAACTACAAAATGACGTTTTTGCAAAATAA
- a CDS encoding TIGR03936 family radical SAM-associated protein: protein MKKDIRVWFSKTGSARFISHLDIMRCMTRAVRRAHLPLWYTQGFNSRVYMTFALPLSLGVSGLRESMDLRLEEEMAGQEIADRMNRVLPPDIHILEVTEPKMKPGEIEFAAYQVQIPSQDSQKLADDISSLFAREPLPVEKKSKHGVLTLDLHPELDRTKVTAEKNAVHIDTVLPAGSNFNISPTLLISCIKTYLKVEQPAQIVRTGLYNAAMQPFA from the coding sequence ATGAAAAAAGACATTAGAGTCTGGTTTTCAAAGACCGGGTCCGCAAGGTTCATTTCGCACCTGGATATTATGCGCTGTATGACTCGAGCTGTGCGCCGTGCACATCTGCCGCTGTGGTATACACAGGGCTTTAATTCCCGCGTTTACATGACTTTTGCGCTGCCGCTCAGTCTGGGGGTCAGCGGCCTGCGGGAAAGTATGGATCTGCGTCTGGAAGAGGAAATGGCAGGGCAGGAAATAGCTGACCGTATGAATCGTGTCTTGCCGCCCGATATTCATATACTGGAAGTAACAGAACCAAAAATGAAACCGGGAGAGATTGAATTTGCGGCTTATCAGGTACAGATCCCTTCGCAGGATTCACAGAAGTTGGCAGATGATATCTCGTCTTTGTTTGCGCGCGAACCGCTTCCAGTAGAAAAAAAGTCAAAACACGGTGTCTTGACTTTAGACCTGCACCCGGAACTTGACCGCACGAAAGTAACTGCAGAAAAAAATGCTGTGCATATTGATACAGTCCTGCCCGCTGGCAGCAATTTCAATATCAGCCCGACGCTGCTGATTTCCTGTATTAAGACTTACTTAAAGGTAGAGCAGCCCGCACAGATTGTACGCACTGGCCTTTACAATGCAGCCATGCAGCCTTTTGCCTGA
- a CDS encoding ATP-dependent Clp protease proteolytic subunit codes for MKVGKNSSYLSAEGSGLGPEEEEGDRPFDTGTIITGSGNHTIHCLTIIGQIEGHTILPSSNKTTKYEHVIPQLVDIEEDEKTEGLLMLLNTVGGDVEAGLALAELVASMKKPTVSLVLGGGHSIGVPLAVAAKHSFIVPSATMTVHPVRMNGLMLGVPQTMDYFQRMQERITQFVTSNSNISEKRFMQLAMNTKELVMDVGTVLDGADAVEEGLIDSLGGLSDAVDCLYEMIAKNRKKKAKAAKKTHK; via the coding sequence ATGAAAGTAGGGAAAAACAGCAGTTATCTTTCAGCAGAAGGAAGCGGCCTTGGCCCAGAAGAAGAGGAGGGCGACCGCCCATTTGATACCGGCACAATCATCACCGGCAGCGGTAACCATACTATTCACTGCCTGACGATTATTGGGCAGATAGAGGGCCATACCATTTTGCCGAGCAGCAATAAAACAACCAAATACGAGCATGTGATTCCGCAGCTGGTCGATATTGAAGAAGATGAAAAGACAGAGGGCCTGCTAATGCTGCTCAATACCGTTGGCGGCGACGTAGAGGCAGGGCTTGCACTTGCGGAATTGGTTGCCAGTATGAAAAAACCGACCGTCAGCCTGGTGCTTGGGGGCGGCCACAGCATTGGAGTCCCGCTGGCCGTAGCTGCAAAGCACAGCTTCATTGTACCCAGCGCAACTATGACAGTCCACCCGGTGCGCATGAATGGCCTGATGCTTGGCGTACCGCAGACTATGGACTATTTTCAGCGTATGCAGGAACGCATTACGCAGTTTGTGACCTCCAACAGCAACATATCTGAAAAACGCTTTATGCAGCTGGCAATGAACACCAAGGAACTGGTGATGGATGTCGGTACGGTGCTGGATGGAGCAGATGCCGTAGAGGAAGGGCTGATTGATTCGCTTGGCGGCCTTTCTGATGCGGTCGACTGCCTTTATGAAATGATTGCAAAGAACAGAAAGAAAAAAGCAAAGGCAGCGAAGAAAACGCATAAGTAA
- a CDS encoding DNA translocase FtsK has translation MAQKKAVRSRSAASRRSAGKAASQKKQSSGRKPAAARSQTKPLVNRRTVEMEQRHRQVSAILLFALAILLACIAMIPGVHIWLMLHHLVRGLFGDCALLWPVLLLYVAFTAAFERQSDNMGTKVALSAVSIVLLCAVVTAFLQPSGTAAAGNFGNQLLQIFQDCKEKGGAGLVGGLIGIPMIAGLGKTGACILLLLLLFVSLMLLTGTTLVRLWHGIQKPAKAVGQAVGTARENHIESMQARSRNRNIDIPLDDEGMPMHPVQTPQPDSPKNRELRSRMKRTFGKNADKSVFTNVVPPSAIVEKPMRTASQQSESAAATKVDSGFKEISEKLMERSKEKAEKKEGQKAAAVQQSELTQSLQPEESGYHVPPTSMLALTPAGDSAAEQKEWQTNGQRLVQVLDSFGVSTRIVDISRGPSVTRYELQPAAGVKISKITNLSDDIAMNLAASGVRIEAPIPGKAAVGIEVPNKKKSIVRMRDLIESNSFITAKSKLTVCLGRDIAGEPKVTDLAKMPHLLIAGTTGSGKSVCLNSFIVSLLYKSTPDDVRFLMIDPKVVELSIYNGIPQLLVPVVTDPRKAAGALQWAVTEMLKRYKLFAEYNVRDIKSYNAQAAQHGFVTEDGLPMEHMPQIVIFIEELADLMMAAPNEVEDSICRLAQMARAAGMHLVIATQRPSVDVVTGLIKANIPSRIALAVSSQVDSRTILDTGGAEKLLGNGDMLFSPVGAQKPVRIQGAFVSDSEIESVVEFIKESQEPGYNKEIAEEIEKNAVSEQKDSGTSTNPDMDPMLDDAVKCVIEAGQASTSFLQRRLRLGYAHAGRIVDQMEQMGLIGPHEGSKPRKVLVTYQQWLERNMNAAAPAEKEDSASSK, from the coding sequence TTGGCACAAAAGAAAGCAGTACGTTCACGCTCTGCTGCCAGCCGGCGCTCTGCCGGAAAGGCAGCGTCACAAAAAAAGCAGTCTTCCGGCCGCAAACCTGCGGCTGCCCGCAGCCAGACAAAGCCGCTGGTCAACCGCCGCACGGTAGAAATGGAGCAGCGCCACCGCCAGGTTTCGGCAATTCTGCTGTTTGCATTGGCCATCCTTTTGGCCTGCATTGCTATGATTCCCGGTGTACATATTTGGCTGATGCTGCATCACCTGGTGCGCGGTCTGTTTGGGGACTGTGCACTGCTGTGGCCCGTTTTACTGCTTTATGTTGCGTTTACTGCGGCCTTTGAGCGGCAGAGTGATAACATGGGTACTAAAGTAGCCTTGTCGGCTGTTTCTATTGTTTTGCTCTGTGCGGTTGTTACCGCATTTTTGCAGCCCTCTGGTACAGCAGCTGCAGGAAACTTTGGAAACCAACTGCTCCAGATTTTTCAGGACTGCAAAGAAAAAGGCGGTGCAGGGCTGGTTGGCGGTCTTATTGGAATTCCTATGATTGCCGGGCTTGGCAAAACCGGTGCCTGTATCCTTTTGCTGCTTTTGCTGTTTGTTTCTCTCATGCTTTTGACCGGCACAACACTGGTTAGGCTGTGGCATGGCATTCAGAAACCGGCTAAGGCTGTAGGGCAGGCGGTGGGTACAGCCCGCGAAAACCATATCGAATCCATGCAGGCCAGAAGCCGCAACCGCAATATTGACATTCCGCTGGACGACGAGGGAATGCCGATGCACCCTGTGCAGACCCCGCAGCCAGATTCCCCCAAAAACAGGGAACTGCGTTCCCGCATGAAAAGAACCTTTGGGAAAAATGCGGATAAATCTGTCTTTACAAATGTAGTACCGCCCTCTGCAATTGTTGAAAAGCCCATGCGCACCGCTTCGCAGCAGTCGGAAAGCGCTGCTGCCACAAAAGTTGACAGCGGATTTAAAGAAATCTCTGAAAAGCTGATGGAACGCAGCAAAGAAAAAGCAGAAAAGAAAGAAGGACAGAAAGCTGCCGCAGTGCAGCAGTCTGAGCTGACACAGAGCTTGCAGCCCGAGGAAAGCGGCTATCATGTGCCGCCAACTTCCATGCTGGCGCTTACACCCGCGGGGGATTCTGCTGCCGAACAGAAAGAGTGGCAGACAAACGGGCAGCGCTTAGTACAAGTGCTTGACAGTTTCGGCGTATCTACACGAATTGTAGATATCAGCCGGGGCCCATCTGTTACTAGATATGAACTGCAGCCTGCCGCGGGTGTAAAAATCAGCAAAATAACCAATCTTTCCGATGACATTGCTATGAACCTTGCGGCTTCCGGCGTGCGTATTGAGGCACCTATTCCCGGCAAAGCTGCTGTCGGTATTGAGGTACCAAATAAGAAAAAAAGCATTGTACGTATGCGTGACCTGATAGAATCCAATTCCTTTATTACAGCAAAAAGCAAGCTAACGGTTTGTCTTGGCCGTGACATTGCCGGCGAACCCAAAGTGACCGACCTTGCGAAAATGCCGCATTTGCTCATTGCAGGTACGACAGGTTCCGGTAAATCAGTCTGCTTAAATTCGTTTATTGTCAGTTTGCTTTACAAATCTACACCGGATGACGTTCGTTTTTTGATGATTGACCCGAAAGTGGTCGAGCTTTCTATTTACAATGGAATTCCGCAGTTGCTGGTGCCTGTCGTTACCGACCCGCGCAAGGCGGCCGGTGCTTTACAGTGGGCTGTTACTGAAATGCTGAAGCGGTACAAGCTTTTCGCAGAGTACAACGTGCGGGATATTAAATCTTATAATGCACAGGCTGCTCAGCATGGCTTTGTAACCGAAGACGGTCTGCCGATGGAGCACATGCCGCAGATTGTCATTTTCATTGAAGAGTTGGCTGACCTGATGATGGCTGCGCCAAACGAAGTAGAGGACAGCATTTGCCGCTTAGCACAGATGGCGCGTGCGGCAGGTATGCACTTGGTTATTGCGACGCAGCGCCCCAGTGTCGACGTTGTCACCGGACTGATTAAGGCAAATATTCCAAGCCGTATTGCACTTGCGGTTTCTTCACAGGTCGATAGCCGTACTATTTTGGACACCGGCGGTGCAGAAAAGCTTTTGGGCAACGGCGATATGCTGTTTTCACCGGTCGGTGCGCAAAAGCCTGTGCGTATACAAGGAGCCTTTGTCAGTGACAGCGAAATTGAAAGTGTTGTCGAGTTTATTAAAGAATCGCAGGAGCCTGGTTACAACAAAGAAATTGCCGAGGAAATTGAAAAGAATGCAGTATCTGAGCAGAAAGACAGCGGCACTTCTACAAATCCTGATATGGACCCCATGCTGGATGATGCAGTAAAATGTGTGATTGAGGCGGGGCAGGCTTCTACATCGTTTTTGCAGCGACGCCTGCGTTTGGGTTACGCACATGCAGGGCGCATTGTGGACCAAATGGAGCAGATGGGCCTTATCGGCCCACATGAAGGAAGCAAACCGCGAAAAGTATTGGTTACTTATCAGCAGTGGCTGGAGCGCAACATGAACGCTGCAGCACCCGCAGAAAAAGAGGATTCTGCCTCTTCAAAATAA
- a CDS encoding stage II sporulation protein R, with protein sequence MKWKLWERAVLLGLILSFAFGFTVSVAASEGIPGRVLRLHVLANSNSASDQALKYKVRDRILKDSGNYFVNVQTRTQAEKAAQAHLSDLKSQAEAELHKDGCTDAVSVSLENTWFPTRQYQNVTLPAGTYRALRVVIGKGQGHNWWCILFPALCLPCAQPKQRMDTVLTKPQEKLTSCPYQVKFKSVELYEKLENRLKGNS encoded by the coding sequence ATGAAATGGAAACTTTGGGAACGTGCCGTGCTGCTGGGCCTCATCTTATCTTTTGCTTTTGGATTTACGGTGTCCGTTGCCGCAAGCGAGGGTATACCGGGGCGCGTGCTTCGTCTGCACGTCCTTGCAAACAGCAACTCTGCATCTGACCAAGCGCTGAAATATAAAGTCCGTGACCGCATTTTAAAGGACAGCGGAAATTATTTTGTAAATGTACAGACACGCACACAGGCGGAAAAAGCAGCACAAGCACACCTGTCTGATTTAAAAAGCCAGGCGGAAGCAGAACTGCACAAAGACGGCTGCACAGATGCGGTAAGCGTCAGCCTGGAAAACACATGGTTTCCTACTCGGCAGTACCAGAATGTCACCCTGCCTGCGGGTACGTACCGTGCGCTGCGTGTTGTCATCGGGAAAGGACAGGGGCATAACTGGTGGTGCATTTTGTTCCCGGCACTGTGTCTGCCCTGTGCACAACCGAAACAAAGGATGGATACTGTTTTGACAAAACCGCAGGAAAAGCTGACCAGCTGTCCCTATCAAGTGAAATTTAAATCAGTTGAATTATACGAAAAATTAGAAAATCGGCTGAAAGGAAACAGCTGA
- a CDS encoding PD-(D/E)XK nuclease family protein, which yields MLHLLLGRAGSGKTYTVRSRLQHLAAAGNERLFLLVPEQASFENERALLHLLGPKDAGRISVLSFSRLCDALFHHYGGGAGRRLDDGGRAVLMSQAVDQMKDSLQFYRRSAQGTELVQMLLNAHAEFKTCGISPQDLREAAGQFDLPLFRQKLTELSQILECYEALVAQSWLDPQDDLTRAAACLGKHSFFQNSIVYIDEFQSFTKQQYAVLRQLMRQATETTAALCTDKLEDSDHGMGLFSIVRQTAAALIRTAKEESVRVAPPEILQNSSRYASRDLQETEAHFYRAESFVPTVENERITLYEAADPYEEAAFAGAQIRRLLIDGKCRARDIAVIARDIDSYRGIIDTALETYEIPYFMDMSRDITHEPLMRFLLSAFAVVRTGFDSETLFTYIKTGLAGVSADESAALENYCFTWKISGKAWHSPFTANPEGFAQNFTPQAQRQLESLEKARQRIVKPLEKFAAATADTDGISISKSAYQLLIDTKAPQHLKGLAASLEKAGTPALADDTLRLWDVLMQALDQCALTLGEQPIARSRFEELLRMVIANSQMSSIPQGLDQVTVGSADRIRVENPKVVFILDTAKDDFPKAPGTAGVFSFPERLSLIRGGLPLNDTLAGVDIQERFLAYAAVSAPSDRLYLSWPAAGTDGKAKFPSTIISEMQRILLHPKIQTAETLPAGFFASSRKAAFSQLSRCWKQGTAQEAALKALFAEETDAPRLAALERASDHTPQQFTDPVCAQTLFQKDMHISASQAETYALCPFQYFCKYGLHAKERRAAELDPMEYGSLMHYLLEQLFRQTGAKQLHEMSDEELQQMIAKLITDYVSQQMGVSAQDEPRFHYLLKRLASAAAVITAHIAEELCQSDFVPSDFELPIGPDGIPSLHLTLADGGSVELVGKIDRVDTWQADGRTWLRVVDYKTGKKKFSVSDILYGMNMQMLLYLAALYENGCEKYQNPAPAGILYMPAAVPSTPAERTMSRQKQTEQQEKKLRMSGLVRDDPAILTAMEKNAAGKYIPVKLKAGVPNGAGSAVSGPQMEMLLKYVKRKIQQMAQQLHSGCVAALPLNGKNYDACTWCPYAPVCGHDVNDTVRTMDSPKPEQALQKIMEEEGESK from the coding sequence ATGCTGCATTTATTGCTGGGAAGAGCCGGAAGCGGAAAAACATATACCGTACGCAGCCGGCTGCAGCATTTGGCAGCTGCCGGAAACGAACGCCTGTTTTTACTGGTGCCAGAGCAAGCTTCTTTTGAAAACGAACGTGCCCTGCTGCATTTGCTGGGCCCAAAGGATGCAGGACGCATATCTGTGCTCAGTTTTTCACGGCTGTGTGACGCACTTTTCCACCACTATGGCGGGGGCGCCGGGCGTCGGCTGGATGACGGCGGACGCGCTGTTTTAATGAGCCAGGCAGTAGACCAAATGAAAGATTCCCTGCAGTTTTACCGCCGCAGTGCTCAGGGAACCGAACTGGTACAGATGCTTTTGAACGCCCACGCGGAATTTAAGACCTGCGGTATCTCTCCGCAGGATTTGAGAGAGGCGGCAGGGCAGTTTGACTTACCCCTGTTTCGCCAAAAGTTGACAGAACTTTCTCAAATACTGGAATGCTATGAAGCTCTGGTGGCACAGAGCTGGCTTGACCCTCAGGATGACCTGACCCGCGCGGCAGCCTGCCTGGGAAAGCATTCGTTCTTTCAGAATTCTATTGTATATATTGATGAATTTCAAAGCTTTACAAAGCAGCAGTATGCGGTTTTGCGGCAGCTTATGCGGCAGGCCACAGAAACAACCGCTGCGCTTTGTACGGATAAATTGGAGGACTCTGACCACGGCATGGGTCTGTTTTCAATTGTCCGCCAAACGGCCGCTGCGCTAATTCGCACAGCGAAGGAAGAATCTGTGCGTGTGGCACCGCCGGAAATTCTGCAAAACAGCAGCCGCTACGCCAGCCGTGACCTGCAGGAAACGGAAGCACATTTTTACCGGGCAGAATCCTTTGTGCCGACAGTGGAAAATGAACGGATTACTTTGTACGAAGCGGCTGATCCCTATGAAGAGGCAGCCTTTGCAGGAGCGCAAATCCGCCGGCTGCTGATTGATGGCAAGTGCCGTGCGCGCGATATAGCGGTGATTGCCAGGGATATTGACAGTTACCGCGGAATTATCGATACTGCGCTGGAAACATACGAAATTCCTTACTTTATGGATATGTCGCGCGACATTACGCATGAACCGCTGATGCGCTTTTTGCTTTCTGCTTTTGCGGTCGTACGAACTGGATTTGACAGCGAAACACTGTTTACTTACATAAAAACCGGCCTCGCAGGGGTTTCTGCAGATGAATCTGCTGCACTTGAAAATTACTGCTTTACGTGGAAAATCAGCGGGAAAGCATGGCACAGTCCCTTTACGGCCAATCCAGAGGGTTTTGCGCAGAATTTTACACCGCAAGCACAGCGTCAGCTGGAGAGTTTGGAAAAAGCAAGGCAGCGGATTGTGAAGCCGCTGGAAAAATTTGCGGCTGCCACTGCAGATACAGACGGCATTTCCATTTCAAAATCTGCGTATCAGCTGCTGATAGATACTAAGGCCCCGCAGCATCTGAAAGGCTTGGCAGCATCTTTAGAAAAGGCAGGTACGCCTGCCTTGGCGGACGATACACTGCGCCTGTGGGACGTGCTGATGCAGGCATTGGACCAGTGTGCGCTGACGCTTGGCGAGCAGCCCATTGCGCGCAGCCGTTTTGAAGAACTGCTGCGCATGGTGATTGCCAACAGCCAGATGAGCAGCATTCCTCAGGGACTGGACCAGGTAACAGTGGGAAGTGCGGACCGCATTCGTGTAGAGAATCCTAAAGTGGTATTCATTTTAGATACTGCAAAAGATGATTTCCCCAAAGCTCCCGGTACTGCCGGCGTTTTCAGCTTTCCTGAGCGGCTGTCGCTTATCCGCGGCGGCCTGCCACTGAATGACACGCTGGCAGGGGTCGATATTCAGGAACGCTTTCTTGCCTATGCGGCGGTCAGTGCCCCTTCCGACAGACTGTACCTTTCCTGGCCGGCCGCGGGAACAGATGGCAAAGCAAAGTTTCCTTCCACAATTATTTCAGAAATGCAGCGCATTTTGCTGCATCCAAAAATTCAAACGGCAGAGACCCTGCCTGCAGGCTTTTTTGCCAGCAGCCGAAAAGCTGCCTTTTCTCAGCTGTCCCGCTGCTGGAAGCAGGGGACAGCACAGGAGGCGGCACTGAAAGCGCTGTTTGCGGAAGAAACCGACGCACCGCGTTTAGCTGCTTTAGAGCGTGCATCAGACCATACTCCGCAGCAGTTTACAGACCCTGTCTGCGCGCAGACTTTGTTTCAAAAAGATATGCACATTTCTGCTTCGCAGGCAGAAACCTATGCGCTATGCCCATTCCAGTATTTCTGCAAGTATGGTCTGCATGCAAAAGAACGCCGTGCGGCTGAACTGGACCCAATGGAGTACGGCAGCCTGATGCACTATCTTTTGGAGCAACTTTTTCGTCAAACAGGTGCAAAGCAGCTGCATGAAATGTCCGACGAAGAGCTGCAGCAGATGATTGCTAAACTGATTACAGACTATGTCAGTCAGCAGATGGGCGTCAGCGCGCAGGACGAGCCGCGCTTCCATTATTTGCTCAAGCGCCTTGCCAGTGCGGCCGCTGTGATCACAGCGCATATTGCAGAGGAACTTTGCCAAAGTGACTTTGTTCCGTCAGACTTTGAGCTGCCAATAGGGCCAGACGGTATTCCAAGTCTGCACCTGACGCTTGCGGACGGCGGCAGCGTGGAGCTTGTGGGCAAAATAGACCGCGTCGATACTTGGCAGGCAGATGGCCGCACATGGTTGCGCGTGGTTGACTATAAGACAGGGAAAAAGAAGTTTTCTGTTTCAGATATCCTTTACGGAATGAATATGCAGATGCTTTTGTACCTTGCAGCGTTGTATGAAAATGGCTGTGAAAAGTACCAAAATCCAGCGCCAGCAGGTATTTTGTATATGCCCGCCGCAGTACCATCAACGCCTGCAGAGCGTACCATGTCCCGCCAGAAGCAAACGGAGCAGCAGGAAAAAAAGCTGCGCATGAGCGGTCTTGTGCGGGATGACCCCGCTATACTGACCGCCATGGAAAAGAACGCTGCCGGCAAGTATATTCCGGTAAAATTAAAGGCAGGTGTACCAAACGGTGCCGGCAGCGCAGTCTCGGGGCCGCAGATGGAAATGCTGCTGAAATACGTAAAACGGAAAATACAGCAAATGGCGCAGCAGCTGCACAGCGGCTGTGTGGCTGCCCTTCCGCTGAATGGCAAAAATTACGATGCCTGTACATGGTGTCCCTATGCGCCGGTTTGCGGGCATGACGTAAACGATACTGTGCGTACGATGGATTCGCCAAAGCCAGAGCAGGCTCTGCAAAAGATCATGGAGGAAGAGGGGGAGAGTAAATGA